A region of Osmerus eperlanus chromosome 9, fOsmEpe2.1, whole genome shotgun sequence DNA encodes the following proteins:
- the utp25 gene encoding U3 small nucleolar RNA-associated protein 25 homolog isoform X2 yields the protein MGKRRQNNELFKSLSKKHKKHLKEFGEEHPFHDIVTEKPEKTQIMDMPDSPEQASDPESDEDDEPEQRSAYHKLLSTLCPSANKDESEDEESEDDEEEDDEQLGEGKFDGESELNAEDEEHQDGDVDLNLASGEADSEEEEGQNGDGQAAEGAETTAGDEFTDKAHETQFCLETNFSGEGEQESPAEQESITKQQHEDNCMQHFYTELSEEDVKKITLGTKTKIQIKWPRLGNLLCSTPHNMFGHIGQDRCEIPLALHKVLEPNWRLLNQASNPDGAPVEVSALQLELLALMDSYRDVYFPESSPLSEGRQVQSAYCLHALNHVLKANSRVLAHNAQLRERQTKTTPGAEPQDEPRDQGLTRPKVLILVPFRDAALRVVQTLISLLETKGRKMDVSNKKRFKDEFGEEPGDTPPNLVRPDDYHAIFSGNVDDHFKIGVSILRRSIRLYAPFYSSDIIIASPLGLRTVLGAEGESKRDFDFLSSIELLVVDQADIFLMQNWEHLLHVLKHLNLQPSDSHGVDFSRVRMSNLNNWAKYYRQTLVFSTIQDPQINNILTKHCFNYHGQIAIKNVPRTGSICQVLLQLPHVFQVIPADSFMDQDARFQFFVDKVFPQFRDSVMSHTLIYVPSYFDYVRLRNYMKKEEVNFSSICEYSTKSEVSRARHFFQKGEKQFLLFTERFHFYKRYTIKGIQNLIYYGLPTYPHFYSEVCNMLQAGGGGEEASWTCTALYSRYDTQRLAAITGAQRAAQMLQSQKAVHLFITGEEDKVS from the exons ATGGGGAAAAGAAGGCAGAATAATGAACTCTTTAAGAGTTTGTCCAAGAAGCATAAAAAACATCTGAAAGAATTTGGAGAGGAACATCCATTCCATGACAT TGTCACCGAAAAACCAGAGAAAACCCAAATAATGGATATG CCAGACAGCCCAGAGCAAGCCAGTGATCCTGAaagtgatgaggatgatgaaccCGAGCAAAGGTCTGCCTATCACAAATTGCTGTCAACCCTTTGCCCTTCTGCCAACAAGGATGAAAGTGAAGatgaggagagtgaggatgatgaagaggaggatgatgagcaACTTGGTGAAGGCAAGTT tgatggagagagtgagcttAATGCTGAGGATGAGGAGCATCAGGACGGAGATGTTGATCTGAATTTAGCATCAGGTGAGGCAGACagcgaagaagaggaggggcagaATGGTGATGGTCAGGCTGCTGAAGGGGCGGAAACAACGGCAGGAGACGAGTTCACAGACAAGGCGCACGAAACCCAGTTTTGTCTGGAGACTAACTTctcaggggagggagagcaagagagcccTGCTGAGCAGGAGAGCATTACCAAGCAGCAACATGAAG ACAATTGTATGCAGCATTTCTACACAGAGCTTAGTGAGGAGGATGTGAAGAAAATAACTTTAGGTACCAAGACCAAGATTCAGATTAAG TGGCCAAGATTGGGCAACCTCTTGTGTTCTACACCACACAATATGTTCGGCCATATTGGCCAAGACAGATGTGAAATCCCCCTGGCCCTTCACAAAGTCCTGGAGCCCAACTGGAGATTACTAAACCAGGCCTCCAACCCCGACGGGGCGCCAGTGGAGGTGAGCGCACTTCAACTGGAACTGCTTGCCCTCATGGATTCCTACAGGGACGTTTACTTTCCAGAGAGTTCTCCACTGAGCGAGGGTCGACAAGTACAGAGTGCCTACTGCCTTCATGCCCTCAACCATGTGCTGAAGGCAAACTCCCGCGTCCTTGCTCACAATGCCCAGTTAAGGGAGCGCCAAACAAAGACGACACCTGGGGCAGAACCCCAGGATGAGCCCAGGGATCAGGGCCTGACCCGGCCCAAG GTTCTGATCCTGGTTCCTTTCCGGGACGCAGCCTTGCGGGTGGTCCAGACTCTCATCAGCCTCTTGGAGACCAAGGGGAGGAAGATGGACGTCAGCAACAAGAAGAGGTTTAAGGATGAGTTTGGGGAGGAGCCAGGGGACACGCCCCCCAACCTTGTCCGTCCGGACGACTATCACGCCATCTTCTCGGGGAACGTGGACGACCACTTCAAGATAG GCGTTTCAATCCTTAGGAGAAGCATACGGCTCTACGCTCCCTTCTACTCTTCCGACATCATCATCGCCTCGCCACTGGGCCTACGCACCGTTCTGGGTGCAGAGGGCGAGTCCAAGCGAGACTTTGACTTCCTGTCCTCCATTGAGCTGCTGGTGGTGGACCAGGCCGACATCTTCCTCATGCAGAATTGGGAGCACCTGTTG CATGTGTTGAAGCACCTGAACCTGCAGCCTTCGGACTCCCATGGGGTGGACTTCTCCCGTGTGCGGATGTCCAACCTGAACAATTGGGCCAAGTACTACCGCCAGACACTGGTCTTCAGCACCATCCAGGACCCACAGATCAACAACATTCTCACAAAGCACTGCTTCAACTACCACGGCCAG ATTGCCATCAAGAATGTTCCCAGAACGGGCTCGATATGCCAGGTCCTGCTCCAACTCCCTCATGTGTTCCAGGTGATCCCTGCGGACAGCTTCATGGATCAGGATGCAAG GTTTCAGTTCTTTGTGGACAAGGTCTTCCCACAGTTCAGGGATTCGGTCATGTCCCACACCCTGATCTACGTCCCATCCTACTTCGACTATGTCCGACTGCGAAATTACATGAAGAAGGAGGAGGTTAACTTTTCTAGCATCTGTGAGTACTCCACCAAGTCAGAGGTGTCCCGAGCCAGGCACTTCTTCCAGAAGGGAGAGAAGCAGTTCCTCCTCTTCACTGAACGTTTCCACTTCTACAAGAG ATACACCATCAAGGGGATCCAGAACCTGATTTACTATGGGCTGCCAACCTACCCACACTTCTACAGTGAGGTGTGTAACATGctgcaggctgggggtggaggagaggaggccagctgGACATGCACAGCTCTGTACTCCCGCTACGACACCCAGCGCCTAGCCGCCATTACAGGGGCTCAGAGGGCCGCTCAGATGTTGCAGTCCCAGAAGGCtgttcacctttttatcactggagaggaggacaaagtCTCGTGA
- the utp25 gene encoding U3 small nucleolar RNA-associated protein 25 homolog isoform X1 has translation MGKRRQNNELFKSLSKKHKKHLKEFGEEHPFHDIVTEKPEKTQIMDMPDSPEQASDPESDEDDEPEQRSAYHKLLSTLCPSANKDESEDEESEDDEEEDDEQLGEGESDGESELNAEDEEHQDGDVDLNLASGEADSEEEEGQNGDGQAAEGAETTAGDEFTDKAHETQFCLETNFSGEGEQESPAEQESITKQQHEDNCMQHFYTELSEEDVKKITLGTKTKIQIKWPRLGNLLCSTPHNMFGHIGQDRCEIPLALHKVLEPNWRLLNQASNPDGAPVEVSALQLELLALMDSYRDVYFPESSPLSEGRQVQSAYCLHALNHVLKANSRVLAHNAQLRERQTKTTPGAEPQDEPRDQGLTRPKVLILVPFRDAALRVVQTLISLLETKGRKMDVSNKKRFKDEFGEEPGDTPPNLVRPDDYHAIFSGNVDDHFKIGVSILRRSIRLYAPFYSSDIIIASPLGLRTVLGAEGESKRDFDFLSSIELLVVDQADIFLMQNWEHLLHVLKHLNLQPSDSHGVDFSRVRMSNLNNWAKYYRQTLVFSTIQDPQINNILTKHCFNYHGQIAIKNVPRTGSICQVLLQLPHVFQVIPADSFMDQDARFQFFVDKVFPQFRDSVMSHTLIYVPSYFDYVRLRNYMKKEEVNFSSICEYSTKSEVSRARHFFQKGEKQFLLFTERFHFYKRYTIKGIQNLIYYGLPTYPHFYSEVCNMLQAGGGGEEASWTCTALYSRYDTQRLAAITGAQRAAQMLQSQKAVHLFITGEEDKVS, from the exons ATGGGGAAAAGAAGGCAGAATAATGAACTCTTTAAGAGTTTGTCCAAGAAGCATAAAAAACATCTGAAAGAATTTGGAGAGGAACATCCATTCCATGACAT TGTCACCGAAAAACCAGAGAAAACCCAAATAATGGATATG CCAGACAGCCCAGAGCAAGCCAGTGATCCTGAaagtgatgaggatgatgaaccCGAGCAAAGGTCTGCCTATCACAAATTGCTGTCAACCCTTTGCCCTTCTGCCAACAAGGATGAAAGTGAAGatgaggagagtgaggatgatgaagaggaggatgatgagcaACTTGGTGAAG gagagagtgatggagagagtgagcttAATGCTGAGGATGAGGAGCATCAGGACGGAGATGTTGATCTGAATTTAGCATCAGGTGAGGCAGACagcgaagaagaggaggggcagaATGGTGATGGTCAGGCTGCTGAAGGGGCGGAAACAACGGCAGGAGACGAGTTCACAGACAAGGCGCACGAAACCCAGTTTTGTCTGGAGACTAACTTctcaggggagggagagcaagagagcccTGCTGAGCAGGAGAGCATTACCAAGCAGCAACATGAAG ACAATTGTATGCAGCATTTCTACACAGAGCTTAGTGAGGAGGATGTGAAGAAAATAACTTTAGGTACCAAGACCAAGATTCAGATTAAG TGGCCAAGATTGGGCAACCTCTTGTGTTCTACACCACACAATATGTTCGGCCATATTGGCCAAGACAGATGTGAAATCCCCCTGGCCCTTCACAAAGTCCTGGAGCCCAACTGGAGATTACTAAACCAGGCCTCCAACCCCGACGGGGCGCCAGTGGAGGTGAGCGCACTTCAACTGGAACTGCTTGCCCTCATGGATTCCTACAGGGACGTTTACTTTCCAGAGAGTTCTCCACTGAGCGAGGGTCGACAAGTACAGAGTGCCTACTGCCTTCATGCCCTCAACCATGTGCTGAAGGCAAACTCCCGCGTCCTTGCTCACAATGCCCAGTTAAGGGAGCGCCAAACAAAGACGACACCTGGGGCAGAACCCCAGGATGAGCCCAGGGATCAGGGCCTGACCCGGCCCAAG GTTCTGATCCTGGTTCCTTTCCGGGACGCAGCCTTGCGGGTGGTCCAGACTCTCATCAGCCTCTTGGAGACCAAGGGGAGGAAGATGGACGTCAGCAACAAGAAGAGGTTTAAGGATGAGTTTGGGGAGGAGCCAGGGGACACGCCCCCCAACCTTGTCCGTCCGGACGACTATCACGCCATCTTCTCGGGGAACGTGGACGACCACTTCAAGATAG GCGTTTCAATCCTTAGGAGAAGCATACGGCTCTACGCTCCCTTCTACTCTTCCGACATCATCATCGCCTCGCCACTGGGCCTACGCACCGTTCTGGGTGCAGAGGGCGAGTCCAAGCGAGACTTTGACTTCCTGTCCTCCATTGAGCTGCTGGTGGTGGACCAGGCCGACATCTTCCTCATGCAGAATTGGGAGCACCTGTTG CATGTGTTGAAGCACCTGAACCTGCAGCCTTCGGACTCCCATGGGGTGGACTTCTCCCGTGTGCGGATGTCCAACCTGAACAATTGGGCCAAGTACTACCGCCAGACACTGGTCTTCAGCACCATCCAGGACCCACAGATCAACAACATTCTCACAAAGCACTGCTTCAACTACCACGGCCAG ATTGCCATCAAGAATGTTCCCAGAACGGGCTCGATATGCCAGGTCCTGCTCCAACTCCCTCATGTGTTCCAGGTGATCCCTGCGGACAGCTTCATGGATCAGGATGCAAG GTTTCAGTTCTTTGTGGACAAGGTCTTCCCACAGTTCAGGGATTCGGTCATGTCCCACACCCTGATCTACGTCCCATCCTACTTCGACTATGTCCGACTGCGAAATTACATGAAGAAGGAGGAGGTTAACTTTTCTAGCATCTGTGAGTACTCCACCAAGTCAGAGGTGTCCCGAGCCAGGCACTTCTTCCAGAAGGGAGAGAAGCAGTTCCTCCTCTTCACTGAACGTTTCCACTTCTACAAGAG ATACACCATCAAGGGGATCCAGAACCTGATTTACTATGGGCTGCCAACCTACCCACACTTCTACAGTGAGGTGTGTAACATGctgcaggctgggggtggaggagaggaggccagctgGACATGCACAGCTCTGTACTCCCGCTACGACACCCAGCGCCTAGCCGCCATTACAGGGGCTCAGAGGGCCGCTCAGATGTTGCAGTCCCAGAAGGCtgttcacctttttatcactggagaggaggacaaagtCTCGTGA